Below is a genomic region from Saccopteryx bilineata isolate mSacBil1 chromosome 8, mSacBil1_pri_phased_curated, whole genome shotgun sequence.
CAACTCCTGATGCTTTTGCCAATTTACAGttcaaaactgctttaaaaatgacaaagatatacatttcaaattttaatacaGTACCATATTGTCACACATCTGATACAATTTGCACAGAGaaagattttaatgtttttttcttttaatacacaTCAAATGATATTAAGGACAGGGTCATTAGCTAGAGCGAACCATCCTCTCTGTTACAATTGAGGCATTTTAAGATTTCTCAGGATTGTCAGACTTTTCAACTCTAAGAACATTCATTTCTGGATACACATGTGAGGTCCATGTATGTAATCTTTCTTAATGCTAATTCTCATCCTTCCTCAAGCAGAGAAACCTCTGTTTTCCTTCTTTGACTTTCATGATAATCCTAAACTGTAATAATTTTATCGTATACCAGGCATATATTGTACACAGATAATATGCATATGTACATTAACATAATGccctttaatattatatattaccaTTTGTTCAAAGAACATTTCATAGAATGGTAGAACTGACagaatgacacttttttttttcttaagacagACTGAAACCTTCTATAGTGCACTCCTGCACAATTATGGCTTTAAACAAAAGTTACAAGTCACAAGTTCTTATATGTTGTATCATGTAGTAGAATGTATTCCAAATGAAAAATGGAAGGGAAAGTGTCTAGCATCATGCTTTATGGTATGGCATACATGTACTGATCATTTTTACATATAACTACGtggtaaacaatacaattaagACAGACCACataatatatagttataaaaaaGTTATAGATTATGCCAcagtactaaaaataaaatttattcttctcAAATAGTGAAAATAAGATATCCTTCATGTTTTTGTCACGTTTTCTTGTTCTGTCATGtctattttttctccattgtaaatgaaataatgttcaaCATTTTATGAAACAATAATTACAGTGTGGTCAATTTCTGGGCCATTAAGGCCTAAAGAGGGTAATAAAGACAATTATCTTGTCAGGCAGAAATACCCTCCTGATACGTTCAACACATggtcaaaatacaaaagtaaaagacaaataTAGGTATCTTCTCAGTTACTAAAAAATCAAAGTGCAACTCTACCTTATCACGAATATGGTATTGAATATACGTGATTCCTGTATCTTGAATAGGTACAGCAACTAACGGGCTATCACGGGTATCCCTATCAAATTGTGAGCCATAAGCTGTGAATGTCCAGAAAGACACGGAAGGGTTGGGGGGTTCTCCAGGGAGGCATTCGTTCGTACCTACGTGCAGACCTCAACGCAGCAGTCTACGGTCGCCGCTCGCCCCCTGGGGCTTTTTGCCCTCCACCCATTCTGGAAGACCACGACCTGTCccggagagaaagaagggagtggGACTGCATCTCTTCCCCTCATCCCTAATGCATACTGCCCTTCTCCCGTCGCACTAAAGGGCTCACGTGTTCTTTTTGATTCCGTAAATAGGCACTTACAAGTGAACACAATCTGAGGCCAGAACCATCCTTTGAAGTAGCGCCCTAGGCTGGTCTGCTGCTGTCGACCCGCCGCGCGTGCCTAACATTTCCTTGAACTGAATGAAACATAGGAAAACTTACGATCTTGGGGCAGAGCTTGACCCCAACCTAGCCACCGCGTGATTGACTGGGCGATGAGGTAGGGGTGGCAGGCGAGGTGTGAGGCGGTTGTTGACGGCCACGGCCATCTCAGTCCTTGCATCTCACCCGCAGTCCCCAGACCAATTCTGTCGGCCTGGTCTTCCAGTGGTCCGCGCGCTCAGATGAGCGGGAAGCGGCCCTGGCCGCCGTCTGGCTCCCCGGCGCCGCCGCCTCGAGGGCGGCCGAGCAGCGACACCGGCAGCACGACCTCCCCTGGGCTAAGCTGCTGCAGCCGCATGGACTCCTCGTAGGTTGGCAGGTACTTGACCTCCTCGTAGCTGGGCAGCTGCAGGAAGGTCGGTGAGACTACCCGCAGCTCGTGTGCGGAGGCGCAGGAAGGGACCGAGAACCCGCCGCCTCCCTGCCCCCAACCACCGCTGCCACTGTCCAGTAGAGAGTccagagagccagcagctgccTCGTCCCGCAGCAGCGAGGGCGAGTCGTAGTCGTCGGGCGGCCCTGCGGCTCCCGGAGGGCCCGTGCCATCAGGCGGCCCTGGCCGCGCTTGCCCGCGCGGGTATCTGCGGGGACTGGGGCAGATAATTCGCTGCAGGAAGTAGCCGATGGCGAAGAGCACTAGCAGGATGAGCAGACCCGAGAGCTTGCGCACGAACCAGCCCACGTTGTCGAGAAAGGCATGCAGCGGCAGCTTGCAGCAGCGCACCGCGGTGGAGTTGGCCGCGTTGCAGCAGCGCTCCCGCTCGCCACACGCCAGCTCGGCGCAGCCCCCACCACCCCGCGAGGGCGCCACCAGCGCCAGCGCCAGCATCATTAACAGTGGCAgcagtggcggcggcggcggcgccacCGACAGGCCTACAGCCGTGACCCCAGTTCCCCACATGACCGGCGCGGGCCGTCGCTAATGTCCCGGGCGGGGGTTTGGGGGATCCGTCTGTCTGCGTATCTGTCGGCTCCTCCTCTGGCGCTCCGCTCGGGTCCTGCGCGCAGCTTTCTGCGCCACCGCTACCTGAGGCCCGGAGCAGTCCTCACTTGGCCACGCTTGGGCGGAAGGAGGAGCCAGAGTCGCGCGGAGGCTGCGGGAGGCGGCCGCTCCTAGCAGCTGGAGCCGCTGCCCGAGCTTCTGACCTTAACCCCGCGCGCCTAGCGGCCGGGGCCGGACATAGGGCGTCCGGAGCCGCCCAAGATAGCAGAGGCATCCTGCGTGGGGCTGCCGCGGGCATCTTGGCCCCAGCCTGCTGAGCTCTTCCAAGCCCCGTTGTCACTCTCCGGGGCTGTAAAGGTTAATGCTGCGCGGTGAGCCTAGGGGCACCCTGATCTTGATTAATTCAGCCGGCACTCTCTCCCCCTTCAGATAGGCGGGGGCCCTTGCTTGCATGGCTGTCTCAGTTTTAAGTGATTGGATTTCCCCGGGAATGTTATTTAAATTGACTCGCGACTGGGATTCGCTTACCCATCCTTTTTGTGATCTTTCTGATTAAAAATGGAGGATGGCCACTAATGACTAGCGCAGCCCTTCAGCCATCTAGAATTTGggactgggggaaggggagacCTCTGGGTGGTTTTGCTTTCAGGCAGATCCCAGGGGCAGGGAAGTCGGCTCCACAGAAGTATCCCCAGAGGCGCAGGGGAGCCCTCTGCCAAAGTGACCCTAGTTGaccaaagagaggagagagggcgcATATTTCCCTAGCCACcccgaccccacccccacccctcactgtGCCCAAGGCACACAGCAGAGACTTGGGTTGGGGGTAGAAGGAGGCCTCTCTGTCCATGTAAATAATACGTCTGGAAAGTGTCAAAGGGGAGTTGCAAGTGGTTGGCAACATTCTTGAGCATTGATTTACATCTAAAGGGTCTTTTTCAAGGTTATTCTTATTTCCAGTTTGcctttaaagcagcggttctcaatctgtgggtcgcgaccccggtgggggtcgaacgaccaaaacacaggggtcacctaaagccatcggaaaataccgCTGCTTTAAAGGGAGTCTGCTCCCACTGAGCACGCAGGGCAGAGTACCCTTCAAGTCTCCACTCCCCGGGGAAGCTTCTTAATGCGGAAGGGAAGGATGACAGTTACCTGTGGGTCCATGACCCACAAGCACATCTACTGGGTGGTGGCTTTAAGCAGCTCCTTAGGGACAAACCATGGAGAAGCCAGGAGCTTGCACTGTCATTAAGGTCGACAAACAGCCAATCGTCTTTTTAGAACTAGAATTTATTCATTCCCTTATTCCCCTTAAATACTAGGACCCCTATAGAGAAACCACAGTCACTGAgaggaaaaaagtttaaaaagcaaaggaaaaatatagACACAAGATTCAATTGTAGATCAGATAAAAGCAAAGATTTCTCTTAGAGTAAGTCACACTGTATCACTCTAATACTGAACAAGATTAGGGGTGGTGGTTTGATTTAGACAGATCATTGCCTCGcctaaatgaaaacatttaaaatatttctgctgCTGGGAACCTTACTTTTCCTCACACTCCAAAACAATCTGTCCCCCTCGTGGAGAGGTTATTAAGTGTCTCAGACAAGTTCCTTCCTGTGCAGCTCAGCCAATGAGCACAGGTCCTTCTTTCTGAGCTCCCCAAAGCCACAGCTATCACCGTGCCATCATCTGTTTCACTGTAGGGAGGTTTTAAAGTTACTGTGTAAAGCCTGGTTAATAATGggtttcaaggccctggccagttggctcagcggtagagcatcagcctggcgtgcgggggacccggttcgattccccgccagggcacataggagaagcgcccatttgcttctccaccccccctccttcctctcagtctctctctttccctcccgcagccaaggctccattggagcaaagatggcccgggcgctggggatggctccttggcctctgccccaggcgctagtgtggctctggtcgcaacagagcgacgccccggatgggcagagcatcgccccctggtgggcagagcatcgcccctggtgggcgtgccgggtggatcccggttgggcgcatgcgggagtctgtctgactgtctctccccgtttccagcttcagaaaaatacaaaaaaaataaataaataaaataatgggttTCAAATTGTAGTAAGATAACAGGCTGAAACgatttttttagaaaacaataaaaattgtgTTATTCTTTCATTCACCCATTCTTTTGCCAAATTCACACCAAACATTTTCCACTTAAGGAACTCGGCTAGGTGCTCACCATTCTAGAGAAAAATGACTTTTCTCTCCCCAACATGGAGTGTGCCCAGGTTGGCACTCAACAGCTGCTACTAAATTGAGTCAAGAAGAGATTACACAGAGGGAAACAAATGGCACTTTCTTCTTGGATCTTAACTTGTTCTTACtttcccaaaagaaaaataaaattaatgagttTCAAACAATCTCAAGGGTGAAGGCAGTTCATAGCCAGAGATGGGCTTTACATATAAAGTTGAAAATACATGAAgacttctttgggttttttttatctgAGCCATTAGGATTTCTGCTACTAGTAGTAGGAACAAGGGCAAAGTAAAGGGAAAGTTGTATGTATGCTTGATGATATAAGAGAAAGTGCCCCACttattgttattttgaaattattgaaCAGCATTTAAACTGTTTAATTTCTGTCTGCTTGTAAGGATTAGAATTTGTTTGTAGACTATTAGGATACAGAACACTGtagatattatataaaataaaatgttgatgaATTAtatgaaaacagagaaaaagatgagatcttgaaaacaagtgtgaaatagatttttattggattttttttctttccaaattgatAGCCCCAAAATACATCCATTAAAGACCTACTGCAGAAACTGGCACCTCTTTTGTTCTTCTCTGTTCTCTCAGTctcaattcatttttatttgcgatataattTATTGTGTACAATCTtttgaaggggggaaaaaattaTAGCTCTAAAAACTCCAGAAAAGACATGACCTTCATTTCTTAGCATTCTTATTCTTCATGTTTGTTTAAAACACAAATGGGGTACATTTAGCTCCCAGAAATTCATACAGTCAGAGTtcttagtgaggaaggtggaattTAATTATATGTTCCATGgaataattgaaaaattagaaagatCACAAtgtaaaagtaataaagaaaccttatatatgtattttaaattggcACCAAATAGTGCTTAAATATGTgtgtgcaagagaaaaaaaacggAAGGAAGATGAGGACTGactttgttataaagtactgcaccccagattctgaaaggcactgtacctcatttcatcgagttcacgtagagatacccagtccagatgaatttggaaaagttttattgaaggaggaaatttattaaatatgccagccgcatatatcttacatggggcagcagtcccaaatcgtgCCTCTGATTAATATTctagaggctggttatatacccttaattatacacaggcggggaaaaagcctgacatcacagcataagcttataaccttttgttgggcagataaaatatattatgctcactttgttaaagatggcgctgcccacatggaagcccgttgcccaggtgatgatatttgtttatttgttgcccttcttgcttgggatgggcgtgattatattaatgtgtgttgggggcaggctgtgggcaggcaaaatccttgtagcctggggcttggttttgggactaagcctttcccacccttttttttttttttttttttttttttttgcacttttctgaagccggaaacagggagagacagtcagacagactcccacatgcgcccaaccgggatccacctggcacgcccaccaggggtgatgctctgcccaccagggggcgatgctctgcccctccggggctctcgctctgttgtgaccagagccactctagcgcctggggcagaggccaaggagccatccccagcgcccgggccatctttgctccaatggagccttggctgcgggaggggaagagagagacagagaggaaggagagggggaggggtggagaagcagatggacacttctcctgtgtgccctggccaggaatcaaacctgggacttctgcacgccaggccgacgctctaccactgagccaaccggccagggctcccaccctttttgatgcggggtggtgcactctcatgaggaatcctattatgcctcagataagtgactttgtatcagagactttcttgtttgtatattggattaaaggttttggtttctacactataaactggggcagaccgggagcttgctctctttcaattcctgagattagaattagaggagagagcagagaaaggccacgtggaggagagaagaggcagccaagaaggcagagtgctg
It encodes:
- the C8H3orf80 gene encoding uncharacterized membrane protein C3orf80 homolog, with amino-acid sequence MWGTGVTAVGLSVAPPPPPLLPLLMMLALALVAPSRGGGGCAELACGERERCCNAANSTAVRCCKLPLHAFLDNVGWFVRKLSGLLILLVLFAIGYFLQRIICPSPRRYPRGQARPGPPDGTGPPGAAGPPDDYDSPSLLRDEAAAGSLDSLLDSGSGGWGQGGGGFSVPSCASAHELRVVSPTFLQLPSYEEVKYLPTYEESMRLQQLSPGEVVLPVSLLGRPRGGGAGEPDGGQGRFPLI